From a single Sediminibacterium sp. KACHI17 genomic region:
- a CDS encoding pyruvate dehydrogenase complex E1 component subunit beta, whose product MRSIAFREALREAMSEEMRRDERVFLMGEEVAEYNGAYKVSQGMLAEFGAKRVIDTPIAELGFAAVAVGAAQNGLRPVVEFMTWNFAVLAMDQILNTASKMLAMSGGQIGCPIVFRGPNGSAGQLGAQHSTAFESYYANIPGIKVVSPSNGYDAKGLLKQAIRYEEDPVMFMESEVMYGDKSDIPDEEYYIPLGKADVKKSGRDVTIVSFNKMMKVALGAAAELEKEGVSAEVIDLRTIRPLDWMTILESVKKTNRLVIVEEQWPFASVSSEISYRIQKEGFDYLDAPIRRITSADAPMHYAPNLTSLAIPDVARTVKLVKEVMYMKK is encoded by the coding sequence ATGCGTTCAATTGCTTTCAGAGAGGCTTTAAGAGAGGCCATGAGTGAAGAAATGAGAAGAGATGAAAGGGTGTTTCTGATGGGTGAAGAAGTAGCTGAATACAATGGTGCTTACAAAGTGAGCCAAGGAATGTTGGCCGAATTCGGAGCCAAAAGAGTGATCGATACCCCTATCGCAGAACTTGGTTTCGCAGCGGTTGCTGTAGGAGCAGCTCAAAATGGACTTCGCCCGGTAGTTGAATTCATGACCTGGAACTTCGCCGTATTGGCAATGGACCAGATCCTTAATACTGCATCTAAGATGCTGGCGATGAGCGGTGGTCAAATCGGCTGTCCGATCGTATTCCGCGGCCCTAATGGTAGTGCCGGTCAATTAGGCGCGCAACACTCTACTGCTTTCGAAAGCTATTATGCCAATATTCCCGGTATCAAAGTAGTATCACCTTCCAATGGTTATGATGCCAAAGGGTTGTTGAAACAAGCCATCCGTTATGAAGAAGATCCTGTGATGTTCATGGAAAGTGAAGTGATGTATGGCGATAAGAGTGATATTCCTGATGAAGAATATTATATTCCACTCGGTAAAGCAGATGTGAAAAAATCAGGTCGCGATGTAACCATCGTATCATTCAATAAAATGATGAAAGTAGCATTAGGTGCTGCTGCTGAACTGGAAAAAGAAGGCGTAAGCGCTGAAGTCATCGATTTACGCACCATACGTCCACTTGACTGGATGACCATCCTTGAAAGCGTGAAGAAAACCAACCGACTGGTGATCGTGGAAGAGCAGTGGCCATTTGCATCTGTTTCTTCTGAGATCTCATACCGCATACAGAAAGAAGGATTTGATTATTTAGATGCTCCGATCCGTCGTATCACAAGTGCAGATGCACCGATGCACTATGCACCTAACTTAACATCACTGGCAATTCCGGATGTTGCGCGTACTGTGAAACTGGTGAAGGAAGTGATGTACATGAAAAAGTAA
- a CDS encoding rhodanese-related sulfurtransferase, with translation MPVLHNRVSNEELKQRLMEETFHRVTISFYQYFPIKNPQEFRDHLYKQLNALGVFGRIYVAKEGINAQISVPEHYMEAFKSFLYGIEPLNGLRLNIAVDDDGKSFWVLKIKVRDKIVADGIDDPDFSMERKGRYVNAEQMNELLKQPDTIVIDMRNHYEYEVGHFVNAKEVPSDTFRDQLPMAVDMMKGNEDKNIIMYCTGGIRCEKASAYMLHKGFKNVFHLEGGIINYARQAKENGLESKFIGKNFVFDNRLGERITEDVIAKCHQCGKPADTHTNCKNNGCHLLFIQCESCAAAYEGCCSQECKDTIHMPVERQKELRKGIENGQNIFNKSRVRLRPRLGE, from the coding sequence ATGCCTGTTTTACACAACCGTGTATCCAACGAAGAGTTGAAGCAACGTTTGATGGAAGAGACTTTCCATCGTGTCACCATTAGTTTCTACCAGTATTTTCCGATTAAGAATCCGCAAGAGTTCAGAGATCACTTGTATAAGCAATTGAATGCTTTAGGGGTCTTTGGCAGAATCTATGTGGCAAAAGAAGGGATCAATGCGCAGATCAGTGTGCCAGAGCACTATATGGAAGCATTCAAAAGTTTTTTATATGGTATTGAACCACTGAATGGACTTCGTCTCAATATAGCAGTTGATGATGATGGAAAAAGTTTCTGGGTGCTAAAGATCAAAGTGCGTGATAAGATCGTGGCGGATGGTATTGATGATCCTGATTTCAGCATGGAAAGAAAAGGACGTTATGTGAATGCTGAACAAATGAATGAATTGCTGAAACAGCCGGATACGATCGTGATCGATATGCGTAATCATTACGAATATGAAGTGGGTCATTTTGTGAATGCGAAAGAAGTTCCATCCGATACTTTCAGAGATCAATTGCCGATGGCGGTAGATATGATGAAGGGAAATGAAGACAAGAACATTATCATGTATTGTACCGGTGGAATTCGATGTGAAAAAGCAAGTGCTTACATGTTGCACAAAGGATTTAAGAATGTTTTTCATCTGGAGGGTGGTATCATCAATTATGCACGACAGGCAAAAGAGAACGGATTGGAAAGCAAATTCATTGGAAAGAACTTTGTTTTTGACAATCGTTTAGGTGAACGTATCACTGAAGATGTGATCGCAAAATGTCACCAATGTGGGAAGCCGGCTGATACACATACCAACTGTAAAAACAATGGTTGCCATCTGTTATTCATACAATGTGAAAGCTGCGCTGCTGCTTATGAAGGCTGTTGCAGTCAGGAATGCAAAGACACCATACACATGCCCGTAGAGCGCCAAAAAGAATTACGCAAAGGCATTGAGAACGGACAAAATATTTTCAATAAAAGTAGGGTGAGGTTGAGGCCGAGGTTGGGGGAGTAG
- a CDS encoding phosphoribosylaminoimidazolesuccinocarboxamide synthase: MKSLQFPQQTNVYHGKVRDVYTIGQDWLVMVASNRISAFDVILPKPIPYKGQVLNQIAAFMLEATKDICPNWLVDVPAANVSIGKKCTPYKIEMVVRGNVVGHAWRTYSSGQRTLCGVTMPEGLKENDFFPSPIITPSTKAAEGHDEDISKEEIIRQGLVSAADWEVLESYALQLFARGKEIAARRGLILADTKYEFGKIGDTIYLMDEVHTPDSSRYFYADGFEQRQASGEKQKQLSKEFVREWLIANNFMGKEGQSVPEMSDEWIDTISKRYIELFEKVTGKTFIPEQPSDDEIVTLVSEALNKIGAK; this comes from the coding sequence ATGAAGAGCCTCCAGTTCCCTCAGCAGACAAATGTTTATCATGGAAAAGTAAGAGATGTATACACCATTGGTCAGGATTGGCTGGTAATGGTAGCCAGTAATCGCATATCTGCTTTTGATGTAATATTACCCAAACCCATCCCTTATAAAGGGCAGGTCTTAAATCAAATTGCGGCTTTTATGCTGGAGGCTACGAAGGATATCTGCCCGAACTGGCTCGTTGATGTACCCGCCGCCAATGTATCCATCGGCAAAAAATGCACCCCTTATAAAATCGAGATGGTAGTAAGAGGCAATGTTGTAGGACATGCCTGGCGCACGTACAGCTCCGGTCAAAGAACACTTTGCGGAGTTACCATGCCTGAAGGGTTGAAAGAAAATGATTTTTTCCCATCACCTATTATCACCCCTTCCACCAAAGCAGCGGAGGGACATGATGAAGACATCTCCAAAGAAGAGATCATTCGCCAGGGATTGGTGAGTGCTGCAGACTGGGAGGTACTCGAATCATATGCCTTACAATTGTTTGCTCGAGGCAAAGAAATTGCTGCACGTCGAGGATTGATACTCGCTGACACGAAATATGAATTCGGCAAGATCGGTGATACCATTTATTTAATGGATGAAGTACATACACCGGATTCTTCACGCTACTTCTATGCAGATGGATTTGAACAAAGACAAGCCAGCGGCGAAAAACAAAAACAACTGAGCAAGGAATTTGTAAGAGAATGGCTGATCGCCAATAATTTCATGGGCAAAGAAGGACAATCTGTTCCTGAAATGTCTGATGAATGGATTGACACCATCAGCAAAAGATATATAGAACTATTCGAAAAAGTAACCGGTAAAACCTTTATCCCCGAACAACCCTCTGATGATGAAATCGTGACCTTGGTGTCAGAGGCATTGAATAAGATCGGGGCAAAGTAG
- a CDS encoding tetratricopeptide repeat protein encodes MKKRDCFLLFAVTFLFGCKQVSKTDTDLLFTPLSDSAQAVSLMGDTLYPHSPYENVLLKFDSARLAYEASPGDADKIIWYGRWAGYKGDFRKAITIFSEGIEKFPQDARMYRHRGHRYISIREFDRAIADLEKAATLIQGKKDEIEPDGQPNALNIPISSLHSNIWYHLGLAYYLKNDLSKALPVYERAVKESENDDKLVSTTHWLYMVYRMTGNDSAAQRILSPIQKEMKIIENNAYQKLCLLYKGLLPVDSVLMVNGSVTSNDAVTYGVANWYRYNGETEKAKTYYEQILKGKVWASFGYIASEADYVRYYKK; translated from the coding sequence ATGAAAAAAAGGGATTGCTTTTTATTATTTGCAGTTACATTTCTATTCGGTTGTAAACAAGTATCAAAAACGGATACGGATCTTCTATTTACACCTTTATCCGATAGTGCCCAGGCTGTTTCTTTGATGGGAGATACTTTGTATCCCCATTCACCTTATGAGAATGTTTTGCTGAAGTTTGACAGTGCCCGCCTCGCGTATGAAGCATCTCCTGGTGATGCAGATAAAATCATCTGGTACGGTCGATGGGCAGGATACAAAGGTGATTTCAGAAAAGCGATCACGATTTTCTCAGAAGGGATTGAAAAATTTCCTCAGGATGCAAGGATGTATCGTCATCGTGGACATCGCTATATTTCAATCCGCGAATTTGATCGGGCTATTGCAGATCTTGAAAAAGCAGCAACATTGATTCAAGGAAAGAAAGACGAGATAGAACCTGATGGACAACCTAATGCACTGAACATTCCTATCAGTTCATTACACTCTAATATTTGGTATCATTTGGGTTTGGCATATTATCTGAAAAATGATCTGTCAAAAGCGTTGCCTGTTTATGAGAGAGCGGTGAAAGAATCGGAGAACGATGATAAACTGGTATCAACCACTCATTGGTTATACATGGTGTATAGAATGACAGGCAATGATTCCGCAGCACAACGCATCCTAAGTCCGATACAAAAGGAGATGAAGATTATTGAAAACAATGCGTATCAAAAGTTATGCTTGTTATACAAAGGATTACTTCCTGTTGATTCCGTTTTGATGGTAAACGGTAGTGTCACGAGTAATGATGCAGTGACATACGGTGTAGCCAACTGGTACCGATACAATGGTGAAACAGAAAAAGCAAAGACCTACTATGAACAAATACTAAAAGGAAAAGTATGGGCATCCTTCGGCTATATTGCATCTGAGGCTGATTATGTGAGGTACTATAAAAAGTAA
- a CDS encoding TonB-dependent receptor produces the protein MKRIKLLLLALGSVITVALSAQDFIDTSSVLKEVVVQAFHGKAGWKELPASIAIIQKNELRNSPLPNFIPVFNAIPGIRMEERSPGSYRLSIRGSLLRSPFGVRNIKVYWNGLPLTDGGGNTYLNLIDITQVTGAEILKGPVAAAYGAGTGGAVLLKTNPSENIQGKHHFSGGLSGGSFGLFQLQGGWEYKSGSFNSTIKQIHLQSDGYRQQSRMRRDGFNWHASWQKKKQVWRLLAMYTDLFYQTPGGINEAQFNMNPQQARQPAGTLPGAVQQQTAIYNKTGYVGVHHEWTVNESNTIRSFVTGSLTAFKNPFITNFEERAEDNAGAGTQWQYKWGNDIHQLQWNTGIEWQYQFANIDNFGNRRGIKDTLQYSDRVHASQWFVFTQLQYRFNHKWMLQVGISSNEQSYRYKRVNIANTDYTQKTIRSVVTPRIALSYQITPSTTWYALAAKGFSAPTLAEFRPSDGNFYGDLNAETGWNFEIGWKGYAFNEYLQFDLSWYRFRLKNAIVRRNSAGGAEYFVNAGSTMQQGFEGMLKAKLIARRTKGISQLYLTSSISYQPYRFENYRQGNTVYDDNPLTGVPRYTWVTGVQLETIGGWYLHAALNATAAISLNDANDASAAPYQLLQGRTGYRKKGIEIFLSMDNGLNQLYSLGNDINAVGRRYYNAAAPRNFTFGMNFGLR, from the coding sequence ATGAAGCGTATAAAACTTTTATTACTGGCTTTAGGATCTGTAATAACAGTTGCGTTATCAGCACAAGATTTTATAGATACATCTTCCGTACTAAAGGAGGTGGTGGTACAGGCATTTCATGGTAAAGCCGGATGGAAAGAATTACCCGCATCCATTGCCATCATTCAGAAAAATGAACTTCGCAATAGTCCTTTGCCCAACTTCATCCCTGTCTTCAATGCGATTCCGGGAATTCGTATGGAAGAACGCTCGCCCGGTAGTTATCGTTTATCTATAAGAGGAAGTTTACTTCGCTCTCCTTTTGGTGTTAGAAATATTAAAGTCTATTGGAATGGATTGCCATTAACCGATGGAGGCGGTAATACCTATTTGAATTTGATCGATATCACACAAGTAACCGGTGCTGAAATTTTGAAAGGTCCAGTGGCTGCTGCTTATGGTGCAGGAACAGGGGGAGCTGTATTATTAAAAACCAATCCATCAGAAAATATACAGGGGAAGCATCATTTCTCCGGTGGATTATCAGGTGGCTCATTTGGATTGTTTCAATTGCAGGGTGGTTGGGAATACAAATCCGGTTCATTCAATAGCACGATTAAACAGATACACTTGCAATCTGATGGATATCGTCAGCAATCAAGAATGAGAAGAGATGGGTTTAATTGGCATGCCAGTTGGCAAAAGAAAAAGCAAGTGTGGCGATTGTTGGCAATGTATACAGATCTTTTTTATCAAACACCCGGTGGTATCAATGAAGCCCAGTTCAATATGAATCCTCAGCAGGCCAGACAGCCAGCAGGAACATTGCCCGGAGCTGTACAACAGCAAACAGCCATTTATAATAAGACAGGTTATGTTGGTGTACATCATGAATGGACAGTCAACGAGAGCAATACCATTCGATCTTTTGTAACAGGTAGTTTAACCGCATTCAAGAATCCCTTTATCACCAATTTTGAAGAACGTGCAGAAGATAATGCAGGAGCGGGAACGCAATGGCAGTATAAGTGGGGCAATGATATACATCAGTTACAATGGAACACAGGAATCGAATGGCAATATCAATTTGCAAACATTGATAATTTTGGAAACAGAAGAGGCATAAAAGATACTTTGCAATATAGTGATCGGGTGCATGCTTCACAATGGTTTGTATTTACACAACTGCAGTATCGCTTCAATCATAAATGGATGCTTCAGGTGGGTATCAGCTCTAATGAACAATCATATCGTTATAAGCGTGTCAATATTGCGAATACTGATTATACCCAAAAAACCATACGATCTGTAGTAACTCCCCGTATTGCATTGTCTTATCAAATAACACCCTCCACAACATGGTATGCCCTTGCTGCAAAAGGTTTTTCTGCACCTACATTGGCAGAGTTTCGTCCATCAGACGGAAATTTTTATGGTGATCTGAATGCAGAAACAGGATGGAATTTTGAAATAGGATGGAAGGGATATGCTTTCAATGAATATCTGCAATTTGATCTATCCTGGTATCGCTTTCGATTGAAAAATGCCATCGTTAGAAGAAATAGTGCTGGCGGAGCAGAATATTTTGTGAATGCGGGAAGTACTATGCAGCAAGGCTTTGAAGGAATGCTGAAAGCTAAGCTGATAGCAAGAAGAACCAAAGGGATCAGTCAACTATATCTCACATCATCCATTAGTTATCAGCCGTATCGTTTTGAAAATTATCGTCAGGGCAATACAGTGTATGATGACAATCCGTTGACAGGAGTGCCACGATATACATGGGTTACAGGGGTACAACTTGAAACAATAGGAGGCTGGTACCTGCATGCAGCCCTCAATGCCACTGCAGCCATCTCTTTGAATGATGCGAATGATGCAAGTGCCGCACCTTATCAATTACTACAAGGCAGAACAGGATACCGTAAAAAAGGCATTGAGATATTTTTGAGTATGGATAATGGGTTGAATCAGCTATACAGTCTCGGCAATGATATCAATGCAGTAGGAAGGCGCTATTACAATGCTGCAGCCCCCAGAAATTTTACCTTCGGCATGAATTTTGGTCTACGCTGA
- a CDS encoding TonB-dependent receptor, producing the protein MRRFYSKCLSVALASAITIPVMAQQTTTVSGSVKNASSKEALSAISVTIKGGTVGTFTDDKGNFRFTTVQKPPFTLVISSVGYSSKEVTVKGNNEVVNVDLTPAFTLGDEVVVAASRVPERILESPVSIERISTAAIRSTPQANYYDMLTNLKGVDVVAASLTFRSVGTRGFNSSGNTRLNQIVDGMDNQAPGLNFSVGNVIGLSELDVENMELLPGASSALYGPGGMNGTVLINSKNPFKYQGLSFQIKQGVNHIDSKQRPTAPFYDWSLRWAKKVTEKFAFKINAQFVQAQDWLANQGENYSRIIGTPNGFKIPGDRNTDPNYDGVNFYGDETSLSMSAIASQVFAAAGLTSGQLAAFNGFLAANPGARLAQFNQFLTLAGAGALVNAGVSPLIYGASPSRNLLGNQFVSRTGYYESDVVDPTTVNVKLTGGLHYKLTDKIEASFNAYFGTGNTVYTGSDRYSLKDLRIAQFKYELKHKNWYARYYSTHENAGNSFNATITTRLFNEAWKPSSAWYPQYIATYVTFMDGGGDFNTSNNLARAFADQGRPTGFIGNNPLFKSVARTPISKGGGLFLDRSRLKVFDGQYNLTEDLGLAKTNTDWLIGVSAKQYVLNSEGTLFADTAGVIRINEFGAYTQISQRLFNDVLKLTVSGRYDKNTNFKGRFTPRASAVVKLAKDHNLRFSYQTAYRFPTTQNQWINLTVGGGTRLLGGLPQLRNFYKFSTNPVFTLASVQAFGASALAGAPNPALLQQQTFGEFKPESMRSFEVGYKGLVAQKLLIDVYAYWGRYKDFLSGVTAIQSRNATTFNPADLLNANTRIAYSISVNAPGEVKTSGWGASVEYLLPGNFSFSGNIYHDEIGDVPTGFVSYFNTPKYRVNAALNNSGFGKGKRYGFNIQYRWSNSFLYEGTFGTGVVPYMRTVDAVLSYKLPATKSMIKIGGTNIFNNYYRTGWGNPQIGGLYYVSYGWNVF; encoded by the coding sequence ATGAGAAGATTCTACAGTAAATGTCTGTCTGTGGCCCTAGCCTCTGCCATTACTATCCCTGTTATGGCACAACAGACAACTACCGTTTCCGGTAGTGTAAAAAATGCCAGCTCCAAGGAAGCGCTTTCTGCTATCTCTGTCACTATCAAAGGAGGAACAGTTGGAACCTTTACTGACGATAAAGGTAATTTTCGTTTTACTACCGTTCAGAAACCACCGTTCACTTTGGTGATATCTTCTGTTGGTTATTCAAGCAAAGAAGTTACTGTAAAAGGTAACAATGAAGTTGTAAATGTGGATCTGACTCCTGCTTTTACATTGGGGGATGAAGTTGTAGTTGCAGCATCAAGGGTTCCGGAACGTATTCTGGAATCTCCGGTTTCTATTGAAAGAATCAGTACTGCTGCGATCAGAAGTACTCCGCAAGCGAACTATTATGACATGTTGACCAACCTGAAAGGTGTTGACGTTGTAGCTGCGAGTCTTACATTCAGAAGTGTGGGTACACGTGGGTTTAATAGTAGTGGTAACACTCGTTTGAACCAGATCGTGGATGGAATGGATAACCAAGCTCCTGGCTTGAACTTCTCCGTTGGTAACGTGATCGGTTTAAGTGAATTGGATGTTGAAAATATGGAATTACTTCCCGGTGCCTCTTCAGCACTGTATGGTCCGGGTGGTATGAATGGTACTGTATTGATCAATAGTAAAAACCCTTTCAAATATCAGGGATTGAGTTTCCAGATCAAGCAAGGGGTGAATCATATTGACTCAAAGCAACGTCCTACTGCTCCTTTTTATGACTGGAGTCTTCGTTGGGCGAAGAAAGTAACAGAAAAGTTTGCTTTCAAAATCAATGCTCAGTTTGTACAAGCACAAGACTGGTTGGCAAATCAGGGCGAAAACTATTCTCGTATCATTGGTACTCCTAACGGATTCAAAATTCCGGGAGACAGAAATACCGATCCTAACTACGATGGTGTTAACTTTTATGGAGATGAAACATCGCTGAGTATGTCAGCGATCGCATCTCAGGTATTTGCAGCTGCAGGTCTTACTTCAGGACAACTGGCCGCTTTCAATGGCTTCTTAGCAGCGAATCCGGGTGCACGTTTGGCTCAGTTCAATCAGTTCTTGACACTTGCTGGTGCGGGTGCATTAGTAAATGCAGGGGTATCTCCATTGATTTATGGTGCATCTCCTTCAAGAAACTTATTGGGCAATCAGTTTGTTAGCCGTACCGGTTATTATGAAAGTGATGTGGTGGATCCAACTACTGTCAATGTAAAATTAACAGGTGGCCTGCATTACAAACTGACCGATAAAATTGAAGCTTCTTTCAATGCTTATTTCGGAACCGGTAATACTGTTTATACAGGTAGCGATCGTTACTCATTAAAAGACCTGCGTATCGCTCAGTTTAAGTATGAACTGAAACATAAGAACTGGTATGCTCGTTATTATTCTACACATGAAAATGCGGGTAACTCATTCAACGCAACTATTACCACTCGTTTGTTCAATGAAGCATGGAAACCAAGTTCGGCTTGGTATCCTCAATACATTGCTACTTATGTAACATTCATGGACGGCGGTGGGGACTTTAATACATCAAACAATTTGGCAAGAGCATTTGCAGATCAAGGTCGTCCAACCGGCTTTATCGGTAACAACCCATTGTTCAAATCTGTAGCAAGAACTCCTATCTCTAAAGGTGGTGGTTTATTCTTAGACAGATCAAGACTAAAAGTATTTGATGGTCAATACAATCTTACTGAAGATCTTGGTCTCGCTAAAACAAATACTGATTGGTTGATCGGCGTAAGTGCTAAACAATATGTACTGAATTCAGAAGGTACTTTATTTGCAGATACTGCAGGTGTGATCAGAATCAATGAATTTGGTGCTTATACACAAATTTCTCAGCGTCTTTTTAATGATGTACTTAAGTTGACCGTTTCTGGTAGATATGATAAAAACACCAACTTCAAAGGTCGTTTTACACCAAGAGCATCAGCGGTAGTTAAATTGGCAAAAGATCATAACCTCCGTTTCTCTTATCAAACAGCTTACCGTTTCCCAACCACTCAAAATCAGTGGATCAATTTAACGGTAGGTGGTGGTACCAGATTATTGGGAGGTCTGCCTCAATTACGTAATTTCTACAAGTTCAGCACAAACCCTGTTTTCACATTGGCAAGTGTGCAAGCTTTCGGAGCTAGTGCTTTAGCGGGTGCACCAAACCCTGCACTGTTACAACAACAGACTTTCGGTGAATTCAAGCCTGAATCTATGAGATCTTTCGAAGTAGGTTATAAGGGTCTTGTTGCACAGAAATTATTGATCGATGTATATGCATATTGGGGTCGTTATAAAGATTTCTTGAGTGGTGTTACAGCTATTCAATCAAGAAATGCTACTACGTTCAACCCTGCTGATTTACTCAATGCAAATACAAGAATCGCGTACAGCATTTCTGTAAACGCTCCGGGTGAAGTAAAGACTTCAGGTTGGGGTGCTTCAGTTGAATACTTGTTACCAGGTAACTTCTCTTTCTCTGGTAATATTTATCATGATGAAATCGGAGATGTACCAACCGGATTTGTATCTTATTTCAACACACCAAAATACCGTGTAAATGCTGCCCTGAATAACTCAGGTTTTGGTAAGGGTAAGCGTTATGGTTTCAATATCCAATACAGATGGTCTAATTCTTTCCTGTATGAAGGTACTTTCGGGACAGGTGTAGTACCATATATGAGAACGGTAGATGCAGTATTGAGCTATAAATTACCTGCTACTAAATCTATGATCAAGATTGGCGGTACCAATATCTTCAATAACTACTATCGTACCGGATGGGGTAACCCACAAATTGGCGGATTGTACTATGTAAGCTATGGCTGGAATGTATTCTAA